The DNA window GTAGTAGGGGGGCTGGGCGAAGGCGGGGTGCTCGCCGCCTTCAAGCCCGGCGAGCAGCGCGGTCTTCGTCGCCGAGTGGAGCGTGAACTGATAAGCCGCCAGCGGCTTGTCGCCGGCGTCGATGTAGACGTCGACGGTTTCGAAGCGGACAGGGACGGCAACCGGGACTTCTGCGATCAGAGTAGGGCGGGCATTGCCCGCCGGAATGGGCGTTGGATTGTCGGGTTGCGCCGCCTGAAAAGCTGAACATTGAACACCGAACACCGAACACCGAACACCGAAGTTCGCATCAGATGACATTTCGATGTTCGATGTTCGATGTTCGGTGTTCGATGTTCGCCTCTCCACGCCCTTTCCCGCGCGCGCCGTCGCATAAGCCGCCAGAAGCGTCATCGCGATTCCAAAGCATCCGAATGTCATTCGAAAAACGTTCATTGCACGCCTCCCTTCACGCGGACGGCGATCGCCGCGATCTGGTCCACGTCGCGCTGGTCGATCACGCCGTCGCCGTTGGCGTCCCAGCTGGCGGCGGTTTTGCCCGTTTTCACGCCGCGGGCGACGGTGAAGGCATCGAGGATGTCCACCCGGCCGCTGCGGTCGATGTCCTGGCGCAGGAAGCTGGCATCGACGACCGTCGGCCGGGTGGCGGGGGAGGCAGGCGAACCGGGGGCGGCATCCCCCTGCGTGTCCCCGGCGGCAGCGCCGCCGGCACCGGCCGACATCGCAGGTTCGGCGCTGTTCATCGCCACCGGCGAACGGCTGGGCGACAGGTCTCCCGTCGGCGATGTCGCCAATCGCACGCCGACCACCACCAGCACCGCCGCCGCGATGCTGCCGCCGACCCGCAGCCAGACCCGGGCCCGCCTCTGCCGGGCGAAATAGGCGCGAGCTTCGTTCCGCACGCGGGCGTCGACGGCGGCCGGCACGACCGGCGTCCGCTGGGCCGACCGCAAACCCGCCAGCAAAGCCGGCGGAAGGGCGTCGTCGGAGAATGTTTCGGGGTTGGGGTTCATCGTCGATCCAACTGGTAAGGCAACAAGCGGGTCCGAAGGTTCACAGAAATCTCAGCTACGACGGACAAGCGGTCAAAAAGCCGATTGAACGACGCGCAAGGACCGTTCCGAATGGCTTTGATTTGGGGAATTCGTGCTTTTTGCGCGCCACAACCTTGGGTTTGGACGCAACACCCGGTTGCCGGGAGGACGAACCAGGCTCATCCACGAGAACCGGACTTATCCAGCACTGCGACCGATGAAACGTCGATCTACACGGTGTCGTTCCATCTGCTTTGATTTCCACTCGATTTACCACTCGTCAGGTCGCTTTCCCATGGTCATGGGGCGGCACGTCTCCACGCGGAGAGCATCTCGCACAATTATACCGCGCGTGGCGGATTTTGTAAGTATAATGTTTGGTTCCTCTTTCTACTTTCGGTGACCCTCTCAAATCCGCGTACCCGCGCTCCGCTTCGCGTCGCGGCTAACCGGGTGGGGTTAGCCGCGACGCGAAGCGGAGCGTGTTCCCGATGCGGGGAGTTCCCATCACGAACGAGCGCCCCTCACCGGGGATCGAAGTAATCCTTCGCCCGGGGATCCTCCCGCAGCAGATTAAGAGCGTTGTGCAATCGCGACTTCACCGTCCCCAGGGGGATCTGCAGTGCCACGCCAATCTCCGCCAGCGACAGGCCGTCAACGAACCGCATGAGCAGCACCTCGCGATGGGTCTCGGGAAGCGACGCCAGCACCTCGGCCAGCTCGGGCCGGCTGTCGGACGGGTCGGCGGAGTCGCGGTCGGGCGCGGCGTCGAGCGCGATGTCGTCAGACACCAGGCGCAGGGTCTTCTTCTTCGCCGCCAGCGCCAGGTGTTTGACGACGGGGTAGAGAAAGGTCGTCATCGACGCCGTCAGCCGAAACCCGGGGAACTTGCGGTGCAGGTAGCTGAACGTTTCCTGGAGGACATCCAGCGCGTCGGCGTCGTTCCCGGCAAAGCGGGCGGCGAGGCGGACGACCCAGTCGCGATGGCGGAAGTAAAGCGCGTCAAACGCCGACGCATCTCCGGCGTTCAACGCCGCGACCAGCTCCAGGTCGGATCGAGGATCGGCGGGCGGGGGAAGCGTCACGGCGGGGAGGATGGACGCGATGAATGCAAAATGCAAAACAGGCGATGCAAAATGCAAAGTCGAAGTACGATGGCTTCCTTCATTTTGCAGTTTTCATTGCGTGTTTTGCATTTTGCATGCTCGTCCCCTTACCCTCACCACCCCATCGCCCGCCCCGCAATGTGAAACACCTCCACATATGCATTGCCCCACGCGCCTTGCCGGAAAAACCGCGTGGGCGCGTCGGGGCTGCCGACGAACGGGCGGAGCACCCAGCCCATCTGGATGCCGACGAACGCGTAGATCAGCAGCCAGCCACGCATCATCAGCCGGTGCCGCGGGTCGCGGGCGATCAGCGGCTTGTACGACCGTTTGAGGGTGAACTGGCCGGCAATGCTGGCGATCGCGAACATCAGCGCGTTGAACATGAGCGCGGCGTTGTAGTCTTCGACCGACGCGTACCAGAACGCCGTGAACGGCGCGAGCGACGCCAGGATGACGGTGATGCCCGCCTGCATCGCGACAAGTGATCGCAGGACGTACGCGAAATCCGCCCGCAGGCCGAGAATGGTATTCAGCACGAAGAAACTCGGAAGGCTGAGGACGAACGTGACCAGCAGCAGCAGGGGCACCTTCAGGCCGGAATAAACCGGCTGGAGCCATCGCTCGGCGGTGAGGCCGCCGAAGGTGCCCATGGTGGCGCCGTAGAGCACGCCGAACAGGCCGATCGTCAGCAGCAGACGCGGCAGCGCCGAGCGCGGCGATTCGTCGCCGGCGACGTCGCGGCCGCGGAGAAGGCGATCGGTCTGGCGGAGGAAGGAACGCATGAGCTCAGCACTGGACTGATTGGCTCGACGCCACTGGAAGAAGATTGAGCCACAGATGCACACGGATGGACACAGATAAGAGAAACGCAGGCAGTCGCTGATCGTCGGACGCCCCCCCCATCGGTCCGCCGAAGTCAGCCGACGGTTTGTCGCCTTCCTATCGGTGCTCATCTGCGTCCATCTGTGGCTGACCTCTTCCCTCAGTCGCCGGTGTAGGTCTTCGTCGTCGCCGGCGGCAGCGGCATGCCGGCGCGGTCGTCGTGCCGCTGCCTTGCTGGCTTGGCCTTTTTGGTGTCCCATGTGGCGACTTCGCCGATCTTGTTCACGACGGCCTCGAAGAAGTTGCTTTCGCGTTCGCGGAAGAAGGTGAATGGCGCGTTGGGATTGCCGATGAAAGGCCGAAGCACCCAGCCCATCTGCGCGCCGACCAGGCCGAACACCAGGATCCAGATCTTGAAGATCGATCTGACGTGCGGGCCGAAGGCGTGACCCTCGATGCGGTCCAGCGCGCCCGGCGGCTTTGAGACCGACGCCGGCAACTCAGACGAATACGCCTGCGGGGCGATAGACTCGGCCGGCACCTCGGTCGGCGCCGTGACGGCGATTGGCGTCGGAACGATCGCGGCCGCATCATCCAGTTCCCGCGCCACCGCGAGCCGATGCAGCGTCTGCAGCAGAAACCGCATCCCCAGCACGCCGGCGATCGCGAACATCACCACGTTCAGCAGCACGATGAACGGGTAGCTGGTCGTGCAGAGGGAGAAGAACACCAGGATCGTGCCGAACGAGGCGAGCACCGCCATCGTGACGGCCAGTGCCGCGACCATCAGCCGGCCGACGGATGCGAAGCCCAGCCGCGAGCCGACCAAAGCGTTGAAGACGTAGAGCGAAGGGAAGGTGACCAGCAGCGTGAGGCTGAAGAGCATCGGCACCTTCGACGCGCTGGCGAGCATCTGCAGGTAGCCCGAGGCCTGCGTGTCGGTGCCCCAGCGGCCCATCAGCGCGAACGCGCCCATGCACGCGCCGTAGACCGCGCCGAGGAGGATGAGGAGGACGGAAAGTCCGCCGAAGGGAAGGGCGATTGACCCACCACGAAGGGAGTCGAGCCGGGTCGCTTCGCCTTTGAGGACGCGGTCGAGAGCTTTGAACCAGGTGAGCATTGGAAAGTTCCCCGTGTGAGAGTTGGAAATACTTTACAATGCAAAGTTAATGTGTCAAGGCATTTTTGGGGGACGGACATTCTTGTCTTTCACTCGGGCCGGAAGTTCGACATCGAACGTCGATCCGCGGTCTTTCAAGTCATTCAGTCGACGCAATGAGGGCGAACCGGTAGCCGTGAATTAAGAAACCGGCTGAGCTTCGAATGGTCCTTGCGGTCCCGAGTGACAGACAAGAATGTCTATTCCCCACACGGCTCACCCGCCGGCGCCCACGTAGTGAATCGCCCGCCCGTCGGCGACACCCGCCGCTTCCATAACCGCCTCGCTGAACGTCGGGTGCGGGTGGACGGCTTCGATGATCTCGGCTTCGGTCGCTTCGAGTTTCTTGGCCAGGACCAGCTCGGCGAGCAGTTCGGTGACGCTCTCGCCGATCATGTGAACGCCGAGCAGTTCGCCGTACTGCTTGTCGAAGATGAGCTTGACGAAGCCGT is part of the Humisphaera borealis genome and encodes:
- a CDS encoding dockerin type I domain-containing protein — encoded protein: MNPNPETFSDDALPPALLAGLRSAQRTPVVPAAVDARVRNEARAYFARQRRARVWLRVGGSIAAAVLVVVGVRLATSPTGDLSPSRSPVAMNSAEPAMSAGAGGAAAGDTQGDAAPGSPASPATRPTVVDASFLRQDIDRSGRVDILDAFTVARGVKTGKTAASWDANGDGVIDQRDVDQIAAIAVRVKGGVQ
- a CDS encoding RNA polymerase sigma factor; amino-acid sequence: MTLPPPADPRSDLELVAALNAGDASAFDALYFRHRDWVVRLAARFAGNDADALDVLQETFSYLHRKFPGFRLTASMTTFLYPVVKHLALAAKKKTLRLVSDDIALDAAPDRDSADPSDSRPELAEVLASLPETHREVLLMRFVDGLSLAEIGVALQIPLGTVKSRLHNALNLLREDPRAKDYFDPR